The following DNA comes from Huiozyma naganishii CBS 8797 chromosome 8, complete genome.
TCAGCTGTTCGTTTGCTGCTATCGAGTCTAAGCCCCCCCGCAATggaaaaggacaagaagCTTGAAGGCGTTGTCGAGACGACTGCGCTGCTGGTGAACGAGGATGGATCCGATGCTGGTTCGATCGACCCTGTTTTGATTGAGCGCGGCCACGCGCGGCGCATGGGCCACTTGGAGAACTACTTCGCTTTGCTCCAAAGGCAGGATCTGTACAGTAACTTTTCGATCTACGGGCAATTCAACCGTTCGATCGATGTGCGGTCGAAGGCGTTTTTGGCGGCGCTGAAAGATATCTTTTGCAAGAACCCGATTTTGGTGCACACGATCGTGCCCAAGAGGTACCCGTACGAGGAGGAGTACTACCGTAGCGAGGAGTATTTGAACGAGCCCTTCCCCGAACACGACTACATCAAAGTGTTGCCTCGGTTATCTCTTGAGAGTGTAATCCTCAACTTTCAAGAGACACAGCAGCAAGTGGTTAGTGAGATTATTGCACAGTATCGGAGGGACGATTACCAGGTGAAAAATGTGTTGACTGAGCTTGTTTCGCAGATCCGGATCCCGATCTGCGACCCGGGGAAGCCCAATTGGGGGTTGATCTGCCTGCCCATGAAGGTGGATgacgagaagaaggaggaaggcGTAAGGTTTGGGAAGGTGATCTACGTGAGCAACCACTGTTGTGCGGATGCAATGACTGGTATCAATCTTTTCCAGGATATAATAGCGAACTTGAACCGTGCCACTGATGAGAGTGTCTCGGATGACACTACGATATTCGATTACAGTGTGGACCACTCTGCCATCTCGAAAATCCCGATCCCAATCACGGACCGGATCGATTACCGCCCGGCACTGTCCTCTCTACCCAAATTCATGGTTTCTacaatgttgaagaagtacttCGACTACAGGTCCAATGCCCCGGAGACGAAACGGATCAGTGAGCAGAACGCTAACTGGCACAGTATTGTGAACTTCCCATCGGAACAAATGGACGTGATCCGCACCGCGGTGCGGACACAGGGTTGTTCCGTGACTGCGTTCTTGCAGACGTGTCTCTCCGTTGCGTTGCAAAACAGCGGCGTGTTCCAAAACAGAAGGTACAGCGAGTTGGGGTTCGACATCTCCGTCCCCAGCGACACAAGACGTATCCTGCCCGGTGACTTGGCCGCCGACCAGTACAAGTACGGTTCTAACGTTGCCGGGCTGCACTACAGCTACTTCATCCCCAGCTTCCAAGAGACCGAGTTCTGGCCCCTGACCCAGTACTACACGGGCGTGCTCCGCGGCGCGGACTACTTGATAGGGCTCGGCACTATCATGCTCGATTTCGtgtacaagaaacagaacaTCGACAAACTGATCAGCGAGTCGTACCTGGGCAACCGCCGAGGCGGGATTATCCTGAGCAACGTGGGCGCACTGGTCACGGGCGGGGCGGAGGCGACCAAAGCGGACCGCTGGACACTGCGGGACCTCAAGTTTGTCCAGGACGTCGGCGTGCTCAACTTCTCGTACGTCGTGAACGTCGTGAGCACCCCGGCGGGCGGGATGAACGTGTGCCTGAGCTGTGCCCAGGGCAGCCTGCCCAGCCGCGCGCAGTTCGACGCCGTCTGCGCCGAGTTCCAGCACCTCGTATCCCGCCAGACCCAGACCCAGACCCAGCCCCAGTAGCAGCCACCGTACATAGCAACAGTAGCACAGCGGGAGCCACCGCGTTTTACCGCTTCTAAGACCGCAACCGAGAGAGCGTCTCCCCAGCGTCGTTCCCGGGAACGAGCCGCAGAGACGCCCGCAGCGCGCCCACATGGGCACCGCTTATGTCCGC
Coding sequences within:
- the ATF2 gene encoding alcohol O-acetyltransferase (similar to Saccharomyces cerevisiae ATF2 (YGR177C); ancestral locus Anc_5.184); amino-acid sequence: MEKDKKLEGVVETTALLVNEDGSDAGSIDPVLIERGHARRMGHLENYFALLQRQDLYSNFSIYGQFNRSIDVRSKAFLAALKDIFCKNPILVHTIVPKRYPYEEEYYRSEEYLNEPFPEHDYIKVLPRLSLESVILNFQETQQQVVSEIIAQYRRDDYQVKNVLTELVSQIRIPICDPGKPNWGLICLPMKVDDEKKEEGVRFGKVIYVSNHCCADAMTGINLFQDIIANLNRATDESVSDDTTIFDYSVDHSAISKIPIPITDRIDYRPALSSLPKFMVSTMLKKYFDYRSNAPETKRISEQNANWHSIVNFPSEQMDVIRTAVRTQGCSVTAFLQTCLSVALQNSGVFQNRRYSELGFDISVPSDTRRILPGDLAADQYKYGSNVAGLHYSYFIPSFQETEFWPLTQYYTGVLRGADYLIGLGTIMLDFVYKKQNIDKLISESYLGNRRGGIILSNVGALVTGGAEATKADRWTLRDLKFVQDVGVLNFSYVVNVVSTPAGGMNVCLSCAQGSLPSRAQFDAVCAEFQHLVSRQTQTQTQPQ